One genomic region from Manis pentadactyla isolate mManPen7 chromosome 12, mManPen7.hap1, whole genome shotgun sequence encodes:
- the DYNLT2 gene encoding dynein light chain Tctex-type protein 2 isoform X1, producing MEKRGGGGKVAAGPDKPPPLRKERRPSMFDKEAYAQVLRERLRESFHSVQYVEPLFHDSISDRGKAWKSTLARLKFASLYRMEPLKKFQAHSVETKVQQILSIASRCIWDVAWDSWVAAKHETETYLALALVFALYCE from the exons ATGGAGAAGCGCGGCGGGGGCGGGAAGGTGGCCGCCGGCCCGGACAAGCCGCCGCCGCTTCGGAAAGAGAGGAGGCCCAGCATGTTCGACAAGGAGGCA TATGCACAAGTCTTAAGAGAAAGACTGAGAGAGTCGTTTCATAGTGTTCAGTATGTGGAACCCCTGTTTCATGACTCAATCAGTGACAGAGGTAAAGCATGGAAGAGCACCCTGGCAAGATTAAAGTTTGCCAGTTTGTACAGAATGGAGCCGTTGAAAAAgttccaagctcattcagtggAAACTAAAGTCCAGCAGATACTAAGT ATTGCCAGCAGGTGTATCTGGGACGTTGCATGGGACAGCTGGGTTGCAGCTAAACATGAGACTGAGACTTACCTGGCACTGGCCTTAGTGTTTGCTCTGTACTGTGAATAG
- the DYNLT2 gene encoding dynein light chain Tctex-type protein 2 isoform X2, with amino-acid sequence MEKRGGGGKVAAGPDKPPPLRKERRPSMFDKEAYAQVLRERLRESFHSVQYVEPLFHDSISDRGKAWKSTLARLKFASLYRMEPLKKFQAHSVETKVQQILSESLKDVKYDDKVFSHLSLELADRILLVVKEFGYHRYKFIIKVLFIQKTGQAINIASRCIWDVAWDSWVAAKHETETYLALALVFALYCE; translated from the exons ATGGAGAAGCGCGGCGGGGGCGGGAAGGTGGCCGCCGGCCCGGACAAGCCGCCGCCGCTTCGGAAAGAGAGGAGGCCCAGCATGTTCGACAAGGAGGCA TATGCACAAGTCTTAAGAGAAAGACTGAGAGAGTCGTTTCATAGTGTTCAGTATGTGGAACCCCTGTTTCATGACTCAATCAGTGACAGAGGTAAAGCATGGAAGAGCACCCTGGCAAGATTAAAGTTTGCCAGTTTGTACAGAATGGAGCCGTTGAAAAAgttccaagctcattcagtggAAACTAAAGTCCAGCAGATACTAAGT gaaagtctTAAAGATGTCAAATATGATGATAAAGTCTTCTCTCATTTGTCGCTTGAATTAGCAGACCGCATATTGTTAGTAGTCAAAGAATTTGGATACCACCGGTATAAGTTCATTATAAAAGTACTATTTATTCAAAAGACTGGTCAGGCAATAAAT ATTGCCAGCAGGTGTATCTGGGACGTTGCATGGGACAGCTGGGTTGCAGCTAAACATGAGACTGAGACTTACCTGGCACTGGCCTTAGTGTTTGCTCTGTACTGTGAATAG
- the PHF10 gene encoding PHD finger protein 10 isoform X2, with translation MAVAAALAGRGPRGGRGRPPGGGRAEGAGPGRRAARAAAAAAAAAATAGTKRRRRRRRRRRGALGLMAAAAAGPGTAQSPRPCDSDPATPGAPSPKDDHEENSNDGTQPCKRRRMGSGDSSRSCEASSQDLGFSYYPAENLIEYKWPPDETGEYYMLQEQVSEYLGVTSFKRKYPERRDLSHKEKLYLRELNVITETQCTLGLTALRSDEVIDLMIKEYPAKHAEYSVILQEKERQRITDHYKEYSQMHQQSTQKVEASRVPEYIKKAAKKAAEFNSNLNRERMEERRAYFDLQTHVVQVPQGKHTVLATERTKASPYPVALIPGQFQEYYKRYSPDELRYLPLNTALYEPPLDPELPALDSDGDSDDAEDGAADEKRKNKGASDSSSGNVSEGEGPPDSQEEPVQGRQRCRDKAATPRKDASKRSVLSKSAPGYKPKVIPNALCGICLKGKERNKEGKAEPLIHCSQCDNSGHPSCLDMTLELVSMIKTYPWQCMECKTCIICGQPHHEEEMMFCDVCDRGYHTFCVGLGAIPSGRWICDCCQRAPPTPRKVGRRGKNSKEG, from the exons ATGGCGGTGGCGGCAGCGCTGGCGGGCCGCGGGCCGCGCGGAGGCAGGGGCCGGCCCccgggcggcgggcgggcggagggggcggggcccgggcggcgggcggcccgcgcggcggcggcggcggcggcggcggcggcaacgGCCGGGAcgaagcggcggcggcggcggcggcggcggcggcgcggggcgCTCGGGCtgatggcggcggcggcggccggccCCGGGACGGCGCAGTCCCCGCGGCCGTGCGACAGCGACCCGGCCACCCCCGGAGCGCCATCCCCGAAG GATGATCATGAGGAGAATTCAAACGATGGGACCCAGCCATGCAAGAGGAGGCGCATGGGCTCAGGAGACAGTTCCCGCAGCTGCGAGGCCTCGAGTCAGGACCTTGG CTTTAGCTACTATCCAGCAGAAAATTTGATAGAATACAAATGGCCGCCTGATGAAACAGGAGAGTACTATATGCTTCAAGAACAAGTCAGTGAATATTTGGGTGTGACCTCCTTTAAACGGAAATATCCAG AGCGACGAGATTTGTCTCATAAGGAGAAACTCTACCTGAGAGAGCTAAATGTCATTACAGAAACTCAGTGCACTCTAG GTTTAACAGCATTGCGCAGTGATGAAGTGATTGATTTAATGATAAAAGAATATCCAGCCAAACATGCTGAGTATTCTGTTATTCTACAAGAGAAAGAACGCCAGCGAATTACAGATCATTATAAAGAGTATTCT caaaTGCACCAACAGAGTACTCAGAAAGTTGAAGCCAGCAGAGTGCCTGAGTACATCAAGAAAGCTGCCAAAAAAGCAGCTGAATTTAACAGCAACTTAAACCGGGAACGTATGGAAGAAAGGAGAGCTTACTTTGACCTACAGACACAT GTTGTCCAGGTGCCTCAAGGGAAGCACACAGTGCTGGCGACCGAGCGCACCAAGGCCAGCCCCTACCCTGTGGCCCTCATCCCTGGACAGTTCCAGGAGTATTACAAAAG GTACTCACCGGATGAACTGCGGTACTTGCCATTAAACACAGCACTTTATGAGCCGCCCCTGGACCCTGAACTCCCTGCCCTGGACAGTGATGGTGATTCAGATGATGCCGAGGATGGTGCCGCTGACGAGAAACGGAAGAATAAAGGTGCCTCG GATAGCTCGTCTGGTAACGTGTCTGAGGGGGAAGGCCCTCCCGACAGCCAGGAGGAGCCTGTCCAGGGAAGACAGAGATGCAGGGACAAAGCTGCTACTCCCAGAAAAGATGCTTCCAAACGCTCTGTACTGTCCAAGTCAGCTCCTGGGTACAAG CCTAAGGTCATTCCAAATGCTCTATGTGGGATCTGTCTGAAGGGTAAGGAGCGCAACAAGGAAGGGAAGGCCGAGCCACTTATACACTGCTCCCAGTGTGACAACAGCG GCCATCCTTCTTGCCTGGATATGACCTTGGAGCTTGTTTCTATGATTAAGACCTACCCATGGCAATGTATGGAATGTAAAACTTGCATTATATGTGGACAACCCCACCATGAAGAAGAAATgatgttctgtgatgtgtgtgacAGAGGTTATCATACTTTTTGTGTGGGCCTTGGTGCTATTCCATCAG GTCGCTGGATATGTGACTGTTGTCAGCGAGCCCCCCCAACACCCAGGAAAGTGGGCAGAAGGGGGAAAAACAGCAAGGAGGGATAA
- the PHF10 gene encoding PHD finger protein 10 isoform X1 — translation MAVAAALAGRGPRGGRGRPPGGGRAEGAGPGRRAARAAAAAAAAAATAGTKRRRRRRRRRRGALGLMAAAAAGPGTAQSPRPCDSDPATPGAPSPKDDHEENSNDGTQPCKRRRMGSGDSSRSCEASSQDLGFSYYPAENLIEYKWPPDETGEYYMLQEQVSEYLGVTSFKRKYPDLERRDLSHKEKLYLRELNVITETQCTLGLTALRSDEVIDLMIKEYPAKHAEYSVILQEKERQRITDHYKEYSQMHQQSTQKVEASRVPEYIKKAAKKAAEFNSNLNRERMEERRAYFDLQTHVVQVPQGKHTVLATERTKASPYPVALIPGQFQEYYKRYSPDELRYLPLNTALYEPPLDPELPALDSDGDSDDAEDGAADEKRKNKGASDSSSGNVSEGEGPPDSQEEPVQGRQRCRDKAATPRKDASKRSVLSKSAPGYKPKVIPNALCGICLKGKERNKEGKAEPLIHCSQCDNSGHPSCLDMTLELVSMIKTYPWQCMECKTCIICGQPHHEEEMMFCDVCDRGYHTFCVGLGAIPSGRWICDCCQRAPPTPRKVGRRGKNSKEG, via the exons ATGGCGGTGGCGGCAGCGCTGGCGGGCCGCGGGCCGCGCGGAGGCAGGGGCCGGCCCccgggcggcgggcgggcggagggggcggggcccgggcggcgggcggcccgcgcggcggcggcggcggcggcggcggcggcaacgGCCGGGAcgaagcggcggcggcggcggcggcggcggcggcgcggggcgCTCGGGCtgatggcggcggcggcggccggccCCGGGACGGCGCAGTCCCCGCGGCCGTGCGACAGCGACCCGGCCACCCCCGGAGCGCCATCCCCGAAG GATGATCATGAGGAGAATTCAAACGATGGGACCCAGCCATGCAAGAGGAGGCGCATGGGCTCAGGAGACAGTTCCCGCAGCTGCGAGGCCTCGAGTCAGGACCTTGG CTTTAGCTACTATCCAGCAGAAAATTTGATAGAATACAAATGGCCGCCTGATGAAACAGGAGAGTACTATATGCTTCAAGAACAAGTCAGTGAATATTTGGGTGTGACCTCCTTTAAACGGAAATATCCAG ATTTAGAGCGACGAGATTTGTCTCATAAGGAGAAACTCTACCTGAGAGAGCTAAATGTCATTACAGAAACTCAGTGCACTCTAG GTTTAACAGCATTGCGCAGTGATGAAGTGATTGATTTAATGATAAAAGAATATCCAGCCAAACATGCTGAGTATTCTGTTATTCTACAAGAGAAAGAACGCCAGCGAATTACAGATCATTATAAAGAGTATTCT caaaTGCACCAACAGAGTACTCAGAAAGTTGAAGCCAGCAGAGTGCCTGAGTACATCAAGAAAGCTGCCAAAAAAGCAGCTGAATTTAACAGCAACTTAAACCGGGAACGTATGGAAGAAAGGAGAGCTTACTTTGACCTACAGACACAT GTTGTCCAGGTGCCTCAAGGGAAGCACACAGTGCTGGCGACCGAGCGCACCAAGGCCAGCCCCTACCCTGTGGCCCTCATCCCTGGACAGTTCCAGGAGTATTACAAAAG GTACTCACCGGATGAACTGCGGTACTTGCCATTAAACACAGCACTTTATGAGCCGCCCCTGGACCCTGAACTCCCTGCCCTGGACAGTGATGGTGATTCAGATGATGCCGAGGATGGTGCCGCTGACGAGAAACGGAAGAATAAAGGTGCCTCG GATAGCTCGTCTGGTAACGTGTCTGAGGGGGAAGGCCCTCCCGACAGCCAGGAGGAGCCTGTCCAGGGAAGACAGAGATGCAGGGACAAAGCTGCTACTCCCAGAAAAGATGCTTCCAAACGCTCTGTACTGTCCAAGTCAGCTCCTGGGTACAAG CCTAAGGTCATTCCAAATGCTCTATGTGGGATCTGTCTGAAGGGTAAGGAGCGCAACAAGGAAGGGAAGGCCGAGCCACTTATACACTGCTCCCAGTGTGACAACAGCG GCCATCCTTCTTGCCTGGATATGACCTTGGAGCTTGTTTCTATGATTAAGACCTACCCATGGCAATGTATGGAATGTAAAACTTGCATTATATGTGGACAACCCCACCATGAAGAAGAAATgatgttctgtgatgtgtgtgacAGAGGTTATCATACTTTTTGTGTGGGCCTTGGTGCTATTCCATCAG GTCGCTGGATATGTGACTGTTGTCAGCGAGCCCCCCCAACACCCAGGAAAGTGGGCAGAAGGGGGAAAAACAGCAAGGAGGGATAA
- the C12H6orf120 gene encoding UPF0669 protein C6orf120 homolog: MAAPWGRALLLLVLAAAAAPEDDGVPDEWALLHVVQGQVGAGNYSYLRLNHEGRVALRVRSVRGDADLYVSDSTLHPSFDDYALQAATCGLDVVLVPAHFQRPVGIGVYGHPSHRESEFEMRVYLVHSAEPQPFGDADAGGVDGGSRRAHAPEDATPEEESVLWTILISVLKLVLEILF; encoded by the coding sequence ATGGCGGCCCCGTGGGGGCGCGCCCTGCTACTGCTCGTGCTCGCGGCGGCCGCGGCGCCGGAGGATGACGGCGTCCCGGACGAGTGGGCCCTGCTGCACGTCGTCCAGGGCCAGGTGGGCGCCGGCAACTACAGCTACTTGCGGCTGAACCACGAGGGCAGGGTCGCGCTGCGCGTGCGCAGCGTGCGCGGGGATGCCGACCTGTACGTGTCTGACAGCACCCTGCACCCCAGCTTCGACGACTACGCGCTGCAGGCCGCCACCTGCGGGCTGGACGTGGTGCTCGTGCCCGCGCACTTCCAGCGGCCCGTGGGCATCGGCGTCTACGGGCACCCTTCGCACCGCGAGAGCGAGTTCGAGATGCGCGTGTACCTGGTCCACTCGGCGGAGCCGCAGCCATTCGGAGACGCGGACGCGGGTGGCGTGGACGGCGGCAGCAGGCGCGCCCACGCCCCCGAGGACGCCACCCCCGAGGAGGAGTCCGTCCTCTGGACCATACTGATCAGCGTTCTGAAACTGGTCCTTGAAATTCTCTTCTGA